From the Gasterosteus aculeatus chromosome 13, fGasAcu3.hap1.1, whole genome shotgun sequence genome, one window contains:
- the pebp1 gene encoding phosphatidylethanolamine-binding protein 1: MPADISQWTGPLSLQEVDEKPAQPLTIKYDSVEVDELGKVLRPTQVQRRPTAIDWEGCDPSKMYTLALTDPDAPSRKDPKFREWHHFLVVNMKGNDVSSGCVVSDYVGSGPPKGTGLHRYVWLVYEQPASLSCDEAVLTNRSGDGRGKFRVQSFRLKYKLGAPVAGTCYQAEWDDYVPKLYEQLAGK, encoded by the exons ATGCCGGCGGACATAAGCCAGTGGACCGGGCCGCTCTCCCTGCAGGAGGTGGACGAGAAGCCGGCACAGCCTCTGACTATCAAATACGACTCCGTGGAAGTAGACGAGCTCGGCAAAGTGCTTAGGCCGACACAG GTGCAGCGCAGACCGACCGCCATCGACTGGGAAGGATGCGACCCCAGTAAGATGTACACTTTGGCCCTGAccgaccccgacgcccccagcaGGAAGGACCCCAAATTCAG GGAGTGGCACCACTTTCTGGTGGTCAACATGAAAGGGAACGACGTGTCCTCTGGTTGCGTGGTGTCCGACTACGTGGGCTCTGGTCCTCCCAAAGGCACAG GTCTCCACAGGTACGTGTGGCTGGTGTACGAGCAGCCCGCCAGCCTGTCCTGCGACGAGGCCGTCCTCACCAACCGGTCCGGAGACGGCCGCGGCAAGTTCAGGGTCCAGAGCTTCAGGCTGAAGTACAAGCTGGGAGCCCCGGTGGCAGGAACCTGCTACCAGGCCGAGTGGGACGACTACGTTCCCAAACTCTACGAGCAGCTCGCCGGAAAGTAA
- the taok3a gene encoding serine/threonine-protein kinase TAO3 codes for MPSSTRKGVPKDPELADLFFKDDPEDVFCDLHEIGHGSFGAVYFARNLYSNEVVAIKKMSYNGKQTTEKWQDIIKEVKFLGQLRHPNTIEYKGCYLKDNTAWLVMEYCLGSASDLLEVHKKPLQELEIAAITHGALLGLAYLHSHNMIHRDVKAGNILLTELGQVKLADFGSASIASPANSFVGTPYWMAPEVILAMDEGQYEGKVDIWSLGITCIELAERKPPLFNMNAMSALYHIAQNDSPTLQSNEWSDPFRSFVDYCLLKIPQDRPSSGELLRHDFVRRERSPRILIDLIQRTKDAVRELDNLQYRKMKKILYQEKHNGPMGESQEEEEDSEAASCKMNSLGSNHSIPSTSVSTGSRSSSVNSMQEVLDDSCSDVTTMHPQDYSSTLESSPHTKKDHQYNWDDGLHRDHLQGLRPSSSDKSSQAQNYKNQGRFATIKSASLVTKQIHEHEQESELREQMSGYKRMRRQHQKQLIALENKLKAEMDEHRLKLQKEVETQANNAYIELEKLAKRHAVHSEKEMKTALTDEKKFQQQIVAQQKKELTTFLDNQKKQYKLCKEKIKEEMNEDHSTPKREKQERLSKHKENMQHSQAEEEALLLGQQRVFYDRNCRGFKRKVMIKRHDLEQEQIREELNKKKTQKEMEHAMLIRHDESMQELEYRQLKVLQKLRMDLIRLQHQTELENQIEYNNRRERELHRKHVLELRQQPKNLKALELQIKKQFQDTCKVQTKQYKALRHHQMEVTPKAEHKTVLKALKDEQTRKLAILAEQYEQSINEMMASQALRLDEAQEAECQALRQQLQQEMELLNAYQSKIKMQTEAQHEREQQKLEQKVSLRRAHLEQKIEEELVSVQKERTDRIKHLLERQEREIDSFDMESMRLGFGNLGTLDLPKDDYR; via the exons ATGCCGTCGTCCACGCGGAAAGGCGTGCCCAAGGACCCCGAGCTGGCCGACCTCTTCTTCAAAGACGACCCCGAGGATGTCTTCTGTGACCTGCACGAGATCGGACATGGCAGCTTCGGGGCCGTCTACTTT GCCCGTAACTTGTACTCCAACGAGGTGGTGGCCATCAAAAAGATGTCCTACAATGGCAAGCAGACTACCGAA AAGTGGCAGGACATCATCAAGGAGGTCAAGTTTTTGGGACAGCTGCGACATCCCAACACGATCGAGTACAAAGGCTGCTACTTGAAGGACAACACCGCCTGG CTGGTGATGGAGTACTGCCTGGGCTCCGCATCAGACCTACTAGAGG ttcataagaaaCCGCTGCAAGAGTTGGAAATTGCTGCCATTACCCATGGTGCCTTGCTGGGACTGGCTTACCTACATTCCCACAACATGATTCACAG aGATGTGAAAGCTGGTAACATCCTGCTGACCGAGCTGGGTCAGGTCAAACTGGCTGACTTTGGCTCCGCCTCCATTGCCTCACCTGCCAACTCCTTTGTGGGAACACCTTACTG GATGGCCCCAGAAGTGATCCTAGCCATGGACGAGGGCCAGTACGAGGGGAAAGTGGACATCTGGTCGCTGGGGATCACCTGTATTGAGCTCG CGGAGCGCAAACCCCCCTTGTTCAACATGAATGCCATGAGTGCCTTATATCACATCGCACAGAACGACTCTCCCACGCTACAGTCCAACGAGTG GTCGGACCCCTTCCGGAGCTTCGTCGACTACTGCCTACTGAAAATTCCTCAGGACAGACCCTCCTCGGGGGAGCTGCTACGA CATGATTTTGTACGTCGGGAACGCTCGCCGCGCATTCTCATCGACCTCATCCAGAGGACCAAGGATGCGGTGCGCGAGCTGGACAACCTGCAGTACCGCAAGATGAAGAAGATCCTCTACCAGGAGAAGCACAACGGACCAATGGGAGAgagccaggaggaggaagag GACAGCGAGGCCGCCAGCTGTAAGATGAACAGCCTGGGAAGCAACCACTCCATCCCCAGCACCTCCGTCAGCACgggcagccgcagcagcagcgtgaACAGCATGCAGGAGGTGCTGGACGACAGCTGCTCCGACGTGACCACCATGCACCCGCAGGACTACAGCAGCACCCTGGAGTCGTCCCCACACACCAAGAAG GACCATCAGTACAACTGGGACGACGGGCTCCACAGGGACCACCTGCAAGGGCTCAGGCCGTCCTCCTCCGACAAGAGCAGCCAGGCCCAGAACTACAAGAACCAGGGCCGCTTCGCCACCATCAAGTCGGCCTCGCTG GTAACCAAGCAGATCCACGAGCATGAGCAGGAGAGCGAGCTGCGCGAGCAGATGTCGGGCTACAAGCGCATGCGGCGGCAGCACCAGAAGCAGCTGATCGCGCTGGAGAACAAGCTGAAGGCCGAGATGGACGAGCACCGGCTCAAGCtgcagaaggaggtggagaCGCAGGCCAACAACGCCTACATCGAGCTGGAGAAGCTGGCCAAGCGCCACGCCGTGCATTCCGAGAAGGAG ATGAAGACGGCGTTGACGGATGAGAAGAAGTTCCAGCAGCAGATCGTGGcccagcagaagaaggagctgACCACCTTTCTGGATAATCAAAAGAAGCAGTACAAGCTCTGCAAGGAGAAGATTAAGGAG GAGATGAACGAGGACCACAGCACACCCAAGAGGGAGAAGCAGGAGCGCCTGTCCAAGCACAAGGAGAACATGCAGCATTCccaggccgaggaggaggcccTTCTCCTCGGCCAGCAGAGGGTCTTCTACGACAGGAACTGCCGCGGCTTCAAGCGCAAAGTCATGATCAAGAGGCACGACTTGGAGCAGGAACAGATCCGAGAG gAGCTGAACAAGAAGAAGACCCAGAAAGAGATGGAGCACGCCATGCTGATCCGCCACGACGAGTCCATGCAGGAGCTGGAGTACAGGCAGCTGAAGGTCCTGCAGAAGCTGCGGATGGACCTGATCCGCCTGCAGCACCAGACGGAGCTGGAGAACCAGATCGAGTACAACAACCGGCGCGAGCGCGAACTCCACCGCAAGCACGTGCTGGAGCTCCGGCAGCAGCCCAAGAACCTCAAA GCGTTGGAGCTGCAGATCAAGAAGCAGTTCCAGGACACGTGCAAGGTGCAGACCAAGCAGTACAAGGCCCTGCGGCACCACCAGATGGAGGTGACGCCCAAGGCCGAGCACAAGACCGTGCTCAAGGCCCTGAAGGACGAGCAGACGCGCAAGCTGGCCATCCTGGCCGAGCAGTACGAGCAGAGCATCAACGAGATGATGGCCTCGCAGGCG CTGCGTCTGGACGAGGCCCAGGAAGCCGAGTGCCAGGCCCtgaggcagcagctgcagcaggagatggAGCTGCTCAACGCCTACCAGAGCAAGATCAAGATGCAGACCGAGGCGCAGCACGAGCGCGAGCAGCAGAAGCTGGAGCAGAAGGTGTCGCTGCGACGGGCCCACCTGGAACAAAAG ATCGAGGAGGAGCTGGTTTCCGTCCAGAAGGAGCGGACCGACCGCATCAAGCACCTGCTGGAGCGCCAGGAGCGGGAGATCGACAGCTTCGACATGGAGAGCATGCGGCTGGGCTTCGGCAACCTGGGCACCCTGGACCTCCCCAAGGACGACTACAGATGA